Sequence from the Curtobacterium sp. MCLR17_007 genome:
ACCGGCGTCTTCACCCTGTTCACCGTGCCGGTCGGCATGGCGCTCGGGCTCGGCATCGCGGTGCTGCTGAACGGGGTGCTGCCCGGCCGGGCGGTGTTCCGCACGATCATCTTCCTGCCGCTCGTGGTCTCCGGCGTCGCGACCGGCGTGCTCGGCGCGTGGATGTTCGACCAGAACAACGGGTTCGTGGACGAGTTCCTCAAGGCCCTCGGGCTGCCGGCGCTGCAGTGGCAGTCGAGCGGCGGCTGGGCGATGACCGCCGTGATCCTGATGACGCTGTGGCAGCGCATCGGGTTCGACATGCTCATCTACCTGGCGGGGCTGCAGGGCGTCGACCCCGCGGTGCAAGAGGCGGCGACGACCGACGGCGCGAGCGGCTGGCAGCGCTTCCGGCTCATCACGTTCCCACTGCTCGGTCCGTCGACGTTCTTCCTGCTCGTGATGAACCTCATCTACTCATTCCAGGTGTTCGACACCGTGTGGGCGATGACCCGCGGCGGCCCCGGCTACGGCACGACCACGATCGTCTCGTACGCGTACCGGGTGGCGTTCGACGAGCACGGCCCGCAGCTGCTCGGCTACGGCGCTGCGGTGGGCATCGTGATCTACCTGGTGACGCTGCTCATCACCGGACTGCAGTGGCGGTTCGACGCCGGACGGGACCAGACGGACTGATGACCACCTCGACCTGGGACACCGGCGCTGCCGGCACCGCGCCCGGCGCGGTCGCGCCCGTCGCAGCGACCCGCTCGCCACGCAAGCCCCGCAGCCGCACGCTCTGGCTGCGGCTCACCGTCGCGGTGATCGTGACCGTCGTCATGGCGTTCCCGCTGTACTGGATGCTGCTCACCGCGTTCTCGACGCGTGCCGACCTGTACGCGCCGGGGCTGCAGCTCTGGCCGGAGCACTTCACGATCCAGAACTTCGTCCGGCCGTTCCAGGAGTTCCCGGTCTGGCGGTGGTTCGGGAACTCGCTGATCGTGTCGGTCGTCGTCACGGTGATCACGGTCGTCTGCAACCTGCTCGCCGGGTACGCGTTCGCCAAGCTGCGCTTCCGCGGCCGGAACGCGCTGTTCCTGGTGCTGCTGTCGACGCTGATGATCCCACCGCAGGCGATCATCGTGCCGCAGTTCTTCATCTCGATCGGCCTGCATCTGTACGGCGGACTCTGGGGCGTGATCCTGCCCGAGGCGGCGGCGATCTTCGGGGTGTTCCTGGCGCGGCAGTTCTTCCTGGCGGTGCCCGACGAGCTCATCGAGGCGGCGCAGCTCGACGGTGCCGGCCGGTTCCGCACCTTCGTGTCGGTCGTGCTCCCGCTGTGCCGGCCGCTGCTCGCGGTGCTCGTGCTGCTGACGTTCATGGGGGAGTGGAACGCGTTCGGCTGGCCCCTCGTGGCACTCTCCGGCAACCAGGACCTGTTCACCGTCCCGATCGGCATCGTCGGAACGCTGCAGGGCCAGTACACGTCGGACTACGGCGCGATCATGGCGGTCAACCTGCTCATGATCCTGCCGATCGTCGCGCTCTT
This genomic interval carries:
- a CDS encoding sugar ABC transporter permease codes for the protein MTGAAERIGGATAGGAVRRGPRRTVGPFRASSGAAATAFLVPNVLLIVVFTLLPLVYALVISFQDLDSLGGTSWAGLGNYARLVTDPVFWQSVANTGVFTLFTVPVGMALGLGIAVLLNGVLPGRAVFRTIIFLPLVVSGVATGVLGAWMFDQNNGFVDEFLKALGLPALQWQSSGGWAMTAVILMTLWQRIGFDMLIYLAGLQGVDPAVQEAATTDGASGWQRFRLITFPLLGPSTFFLLVMNLIYSFQVFDTVWAMTRGGPGYGTTTIVSYAYRVAFDEHGPQLLGYGAAVGIVIYLVTLLITGLQWRFDAGRDQTD
- a CDS encoding carbohydrate ABC transporter permease, which translates into the protein MTTSTWDTGAAGTAPGAVAPVAATRSPRKPRSRTLWLRLTVAVIVTVVMAFPLYWMLLTAFSTRADLYAPGLQLWPEHFTIQNFVRPFQEFPVWRWFGNSLIVSVVVTVITVVCNLLAGYAFAKLRFRGRNALFLVLLSTLMIPPQAIIVPQFFISIGLHLYGGLWGVILPEAAAIFGVFLARQFFLAVPDELIEAAQLDGAGRFRTFVSVVLPLCRPLLAVLVLLTFMGEWNAFGWPLVALSGNQDLFTVPIGIVGTLQGQYTSDYGAIMAVNLLMILPIVALFLAFQRYFVEGLSRSGLR